In the genome of Hyphomonas sp. Mor2, one region contains:
- a CDS encoding DUF1491 family protein, with protein MFDERLPTKVWVDALVRRAQVAGASAFVLQRGEESRGDVLIKVADLQGGARAFVPRTSMDGERVFVDLEVQGVGPEEKGVDDYVQRAKDRDRDLWVIEIEDREGRHFLTESIE; from the coding sequence ATGTTTGATGAACGCCTACCGACAAAGGTCTGGGTCGACGCCCTGGTGCGCCGCGCGCAGGTCGCAGGCGCGTCCGCCTTTGTCCTGCAGCGCGGAGAAGAGTCGCGTGGGGACGTGTTGATCAAGGTGGCCGATCTTCAGGGCGGCGCCCGGGCCTTCGTCCCACGCACGTCCATGGACGGTGAGCGTGTATTCGTTGATCTTGAAGTGCAGGGCGTCGGGCCGGAAGAAAAGGGCGTCGATGACTATGTCCAACGCGCCAAGGATCGCGATCGGGATCTTTGGGTCATCGAAATCGAGGACCGCGAAGGCCGTCATTTCCTGACTGAATCCATAGAATAA